One stretch of Brettanomyces nanus chromosome 4, complete sequence DNA includes these proteins:
- a CDS encoding uncharacterized protein (BUSCO:EOG093449OR) produces the protein MLGLLRPTVRLVSLKQFRLASTSSLSQASITHLEKRWEKLPDVDRKSLISSLSERQKLPWNQLSQTEKRAAYYVSFGEWGPRKPLYTKESKATIFWATTLGITACVGLYWTFRHFRNVPVTMNREWQEKSDEYLKSKNANPFHGYSQVQSK, from the coding sequence ATGCTCGGTTTACTAAGACCTACCGTGAGACTTGTCAGCTTGAAACAATTCAGATTGGCCTCGACTTCATCTTTATCGCAGGCTTCTATTACTCATCTTGAGAAGAGATGGGAGAAGTTACCAGATGTTGATAGAAAatcattgatttcatctttGTCCGAGAGACAAAAGCTACCATGGAATCAACTAAGCCAGACTGAGAAGAGGGCTGCATACTATGTGTCTTTCGGAGAGTGGGGACCTAGAAAGCCTCTATACACTAAGGAGAGTAAGGCCACTATCTTCTGGGCTACTACTCTAGGCATCACTGCTTGTGTCGGTCTTTACTGGACCTTCAGACACTTCAGAAATGTTCCTGTCACAATGAACAGAGAATGGCAAGAGAAGAGTGATGAGTATTTAAAGTCCAAGAATGCCAATCCATTCCACGGCTATTCTCAGGTTCAATCCAAATAA
- the TPK2_2 gene encoding cAMP-dependent protein kinase catalytic subunit: protein MQADYNRKYMEHALKLAQLKIREVPGMRGENECESTSQNELQDQVEGQSPNLRLDVQQGLHLDAPPGQQGQPQPQPQPGADSRRCAIQLEEGHQPQQDFQHSTPPQNDDDDYSAPPQSTTPVAAAGASRGRSISSSGPSKLPVRVTKGKYSLTDFEIVRTLGTGSFGRVHLVRSVHNGRYYAMKVFRKSRVVSAKQIEHTNDERRIMAITHHPFITRMWGTFQDCKSIFIIMDYIEGGELFTLLRRSKTFPNQVAKFYSAEVLLALEYLHSKNIIYRDLKPENILLARSGHIKLADFGFAKEVETNTYTLCGTPDYIAPEVIAFQPYNKAVDWWSFGILIFEMLAGRTPFYDASPIKTYEKITQCHVYYPTSFHPDATSLLKGLITKDVTYRLGNLKNGVDDIKNHSWFKEVVWENLIQGNIETPYEPNIPTGVGDSSQFDVYPEGSYDYGTTGIKDEYGHLFPDF, encoded by the coding sequence ATGCAAGCGGATTATAATAGGAAATATATGGAGCATGCTCTGAAATTAGCGCAGCTTAAGATACGAGAGGTTCCTGGGATGCGAGGTGAAAACGAATGCGAATCTACCAGTCAGAACGAACTACAGGATCAAGTGGAAGGCCAGTCCCCTAATCTGCGTTTGGATGTGCAACAGGGTCTGCACCTGGACGCTCCACCGGGGCAACAAGGTCAGCCGCAACCCCAACCCCAACCAGGGGCCGACTCGCGTAGATGTGCTATTCAACTGGAGGAAGGTCATCAGCCACAGCAAGATTTTCAACATTCGACTCCGCCAcaaaatgatgatgatgattatTCTGCACCGCCACAATCAACTACACCTGTTGCCGCGGCAGGAGCGTCTCGAGGAAGATCCATCTCGTCGTCAGGTCCATCCAAGCTACCTGTAAGAGTCACCAAAGGTAAATATTCGCTTACAGACTTTGAAATAGTGCGCACATTAGGAACAGGGTCATTTGGCCGTGTTCATCTGGTTCGATCGGTTCACAATGGACGATACTATGCGATGAAGGTCTTCAGAAAGAGTCGTGTGGTTTCTGCAAAACAGATAGAGCATACAAATGACGAACGACGAATCATGGCCATTACTCATCATCCTTTTATTACCAGAATGTGGGGTACATTTCAAGACTGTAAATCGATATTCATCATTATGGATTACATTGAAGGAGGTGAGTTGTTCACCCTTCTTCGTCGGTCCAAGACATTTCCTAATCAAGTGGCAAAGTTCTATAGTGCTGAAGTTCTTTTAGCATTGGAATATTTGCACTCTAAAAACATTATTTATCGAGACCTTAAGCCTGAAAACATTCTATTGGCTCGCTCTGGTCACATCAAATTGGCTGACTTCGGCTttgccaaagaagttgaaactAACACCTATACTCTTTGTGGCACTCCCGATTATATAGCGCCAGAGGTGATTGCCTTTCAACCTTATAATAAGGCTGTAGACTGGTGGTCATTTGGTATCTTAATCTTTGAGATGCTTGCTGGAAGAACTCCATTCTATGATGCTTCGCCCATAAAAACATATGAGAAGATTACACAGTGTCATGTGTACTATCCAACATCGTTCCATCCAGATGCAACTTCACTGTTAAAGGGACTTATCACTAAGGACGTCACTTATCGATTAggaaatttgaagaatggtgtcgatgatatcaagaatCATTCATGGTTTAAAGAAGTGGTATGGGAGAATTTGATTCAAGGTAATATAGAGACTCCTTATGAGCCTAATATCCCTACGGGGGTTGGAGATAGCTCCCAGTTTGATGTTTATCCTGAGGGAAGTTATGACTATGGTACTACTGGTATTAAGGATGAGTATGGACATTTGTTTCCTGATTTTTAG
- a CDS encoding uncharacterized protein (BUSCO:EOG093408AN) produces MRVEELVIDGFKSYAIRTVISGWDPQFNAITGLNGSGKSNILDAVCFVLGINNTSNLRAQNLQDLIYKRGQAGVTKASVTITFDNSDTAKSPIGFEQYPKISVTRQIVLGGTSKYLINGHKAQQIQVLSLFQSVQLNINHPNFLIMQGKITKMLNMKPTEILGLIEEAAGTKNYESQRDKAERTMKKKNMKLQTTENLLREEVEPKLRKLREQKRIVLEYQDVQAELETLSKAVAAHDYRAYSGFSSEKTEILAAAEAELGVNEKEIEELSNEIMNLESDLEEMKKRRQQEANKSNLIRDLEQDENAITNEITRLTTTRGIRQQSIEQQRQQIQQSLESLTNMKKTVEEKVKSHTLLEERFIKEKQDLENNKDIFQKKEDFLSTLSTGISSKGSTDGGYLSHLQEAKKKVSDAKVEIEKDKMKIGHLTSELKSNQAKLASKQADISQIKEEIAKRQRNCEVFELKFKEIGFDIKRYQELKNREKEFQKKLDDANSRYQEFRRYNPRFDFSYERPSSNFDPVSVKGLAGELFSLPETNVKASTALEVCAGGRLFNVVVDTEVTGAQLLERGRLRKRVTLIPLNKIHSKTIEARKVDIAKNIGDNKVDLALNLIEFDAESRKAMEYIFGNRLICDDPETAKKVTFNPQVHAGSVTLEGDYYDPEGRLSGGSRRNATSMLIKFMEYRTLKSNVESLKKELSEIAGELQRQSGLSEQTGPIQHSLQVEQYQINNLQEKLASGDSASFIKHSEALTAEVKSLEEKIVASSDMVQQHKEEVKQIERDVKEFNSDGVKKLRELKSEVETMSKELRMQESTLEAEHQKFQDSKISTEQLQSDIQAMESDSKKYQEQLSQLEGSILSIDGTLKEQQLKLLEKREKIESEKAKLAGINDELNEMTIVLNQKRVQLNDANIKLSKSQQNVEQLRVDATDIDSYLDRIVSEHDWVKDKKILESVLEQYPNINSQECHQRIDQLSNRMSAMKKKGINTNIMSQIEQHEKHESSLKTKIKQINKDKKKIEETITKLDEYKRTELVKTFQKVSEDFGQIFAVLLPQAFSKLVPIDARDVTKGLEVKVQLGNVWKESLVELSGGQRSLVALSLIMALLQFKPAPLYILDEVDAALDLNHTQSIGHLIKTRFKGSQFMVVSLKEGMFTNANRLFRVRFQEGTSVVTAT; encoded by the coding sequence ATGCGTGTCGAAGAACTTGTCATTGATGGTTTTAAGTCTTATGCAATTAGAACCGTCATCTCAGGCTGGGATCCTCAGTTTAATGCCATTACAGGTCTTAATGGTTCCGGTAAGTCCAACATTTTAGATGCTGTTTGTTTTGTGTTGGGTATCAATAACACTTCGAATTTACGTGCTCAGAACTTGCAGGATTTGATTTACAAAAGAGGTCAGGCTGGTGTTACAAAGGCTTCTGTTACCATTACTTTTGACAATTCTGACACTGCTAAGTCTCCCATTGGCTTTGAGCAGTATCCCAAGATCAGTGTTACTAGACAAATCGTCTTGGGAGGAACGTCCAAATATCTCATCAATGGTCATAAAGCACAACAAATTCAAGTGTTGAGTTTGTTTCAATCTGTTCAATTGAACATTAATCACCCTAACTTCTTGATTATGCAGGGTAAAATCACCAAGATGTTGAATATGAAGCCCACTGAGATTTTAGGGCTTATAGAAGAGGCTGCTGGTACTAAGAACTATGAGTCTCAAAGAGATAAGGCTGAAAGGACcatgaaaaagaaaaatatgaagTTACAGACTACAGAAAACTTGCTAAGAGAGGAAGTTGAGCCCAAGTTAAGAAAGCTCAGAGAGCAAAAGAGAATCGTTCTGGAGTATCAGGATGTTCAAGCTGAGCTTGAGACTTTATCTAaggctgttgctgctcaTGATTATAGGGCATATTCCGGGTTTTCCTCTGAAAAGACAGAGATATTAGCGGCGGCAGAAGCTGAACTTGGTGTTaatgagaaagagattgaagaattgagtAATGAAATCATGAACTTGGAGtcagatttggaagaaatgaaaaaacGGCGACAACAAGAAGCCAATAAATCAAATTTGATACGAGATTTGGAGCAGGATGAAAATGCCATCACCAATGAAATCACCAGATTGACTACTACTAGAGGGATAAGACAGCAATCCATCGAGCAACAGAGGCAACAGATTCAACAAAGTCTGGAATCCCTTAccaatatgaagaagactgtCGAAGAAAAAGTCAAGTCGCATACTCTACTTGAGGAGAGATTtataaaagagaagcaggaTTTAGAGAATAATAAGGATattttccagaagaaggaagattttctttcaactctctCTACTGGTATCTCCTCCAAGGGTTCTACTGACGGTGGATATCTCTCACACTTACAGGaagccaaaaagaaagtctCCGATGCCAAAGTGGAAATCGAGAAGGATAAGATGAAGATTGGCCATTTGACATCAGAGTTGAAATCTAATCAAGCTAAGCTAGCCTCGAAGCAAGCCGACATTTCTCAAATTAAAGAGGAGATAGCCAAAAGGCAGCGCAATTGTGAAGTGTTTGAactcaaattcaaagaaattggttTTGATATCAAAAGGTACCAAGAGCTTAAGAATAGGGAAAAGGAgttccagaagaagttggatgatgCTAATTCTCGATACCAGGAGTTCAGAAGATATAACCCACGATTTGACTTTTCCTACGAAAGGCCAAGCTCAAATTTTGATCCAGTATCTGTCAAAGGACTTGCCGGTGAGCTTTTCAGTTTACCAGAAACGAATGTCAAAGCTTCTACTGCCCTCGAGGTTTGCGCAGGTGGCAGATTGTTCAATGTAGTGGTCGATACTGAGGTTACGGGTGCACAGTTGTTGGAACGTGGTAGATTAAGAAAGCGTGTTACTCTTATTCCTTTGAATAAGATTCATTCAAAAACAATTGAAGCACGTAAAGTCGATATTGCCAAGAATATCGGTGACAACAAAGTGGATCTTGCCTTGAATTTGATTGAGTTTGATGCTGAGTCCAGAAAGGCTATGGAGTACATTTTTGGAAACAGGCTAATATGTGACGATCCAGAAACGGCTAAGAAGGTGACGTTCAATCCTCAGGTTCATGCCGGTTCTGTGACCTTGGAGGGAGACTACTATGATCCTGAGGGTCGACTCTCTGGAGGCTCTAGGCGAAATGCAACGTCAATGCTGATCAAGTTCATGGAGTATCGAACTTTAAAGTCTAATGTggaatctttgaagaaggagttaaGTGAAATCGCGGGGGAGCTTCAGCGTCAATCCGGACTTAGCGAGCAAACAGGGCCTATTCAGCATAGCCTTCAGGTGGAACAATACCAGATTAATAATCTACAAGAGAAATTAGCAAGTGGTGATAGTGCTTCCTTTATTAAGCACAGTGAGGCTCTTACAGCAGAGGTTAAGTCCCTCGAGGAAAAGATAGTGGCTTCAAGTGATATGGTGCAACAGCATAAGGAGGAAGTCAAGCAGATTGAACGAGATGTGAAAGAGTTCAATAGCGATGGAGTTAAGAAGCTTCGTGAGCTAAAATCTGAAGTTGAGACGATGTCGAAAGAACTGAGGATGCAAGAAAGTACGTTGGAGGCCGAGCATCAGAAGTTTCAGGATTCTAAGATTTCCACTGAACAGTTACAATCAGATATTCAAGCGATGGAGAGCGATTCCAAGAAATATCAGGAGCAATTGAGTCAGTTGGAGGGGTCAATATTGTCAATTGATGGCACTCTTAAAGAGCAACAGTTAAAGCTCctagagaagagagaaaagattGAGAGTGAAAAGGCGAAGTTAGCTGGAATCAATGACGAATTGAATGAGATGACCATTGTATTGAATCAAAAAAGGGTGCAGTTGAACGACGCCAACATAAAGCTATCAAAGAGTCAACAAAACGTTGAGCAGTTGAGGGTTGATGCGACTGATATTGACTCATATTTGGACAGGATTGTGTCAGAGCATGATTGGGTcaaggataagaagatcttAGAAAGTGTATTGGAGCAGTATCCAAACATCAATTCTCAGGAATGTCACCAGagaattgatcaattgTCAAACAGAATGAGTGctatgaagaagaagggaatTAATACCAACATTATGTCCCAGATTGAGCAACATGAAAAACATGAGAGTTCTTTGAAGACTAAGATTAAGCAGATTAATAAggataaaaagaagatagaggAGACAATTACTAAGTTGGACGAATATAAGAGAACCGAGTTGGTGAAAACATTTCAGAAGGTGTCTGAAGATTTTGGCCAGATCTTTGCAGTATTACTCCCACAAGCATTTTCTAAATTGGTACCTATAGACGCTCGAGATGTGACTAAAGGATTGGAGGTGAAGGTTCAGTTGGGTAATGTGTGGAAAGAGTCGTTGGTTGAACTATCTGGAGGACAGAGATCGTTGGTGGCATTATCATTGATCATGGCCCTTTTACAGTTCAAGCCCGCACCACTGTATATTCTTGATGAGGTGGATGCGGCATTGGATTTGAACCACACCCAAAGTATTGGTCATTTGATCAAAACCAGATTCAAAGGATCTCAATTTATGGTTGTGTCATTGAAAGAAGGTATGTTTACGAATGCCAACAGGCTCTTTAGAGTGAGGTTTCAGGAAGGTACATCGGTTGTGACTGCGACTTGA
- a CDS encoding uncharacterized protein (BUSCO:EOG09340MIE), producing MSHRRRAYPQPTYDYANQVPPGGPIGGAPGAPGAPGAGVPGGAYAPAITANPAASTVPTVPMVPTVPMVPGAVFGTGVAPGTASAPLDQLSQGVNQLHLGPNAGTGYPAYNGVQTAQQQPMQQQNAGYNQGYTAEQPQSGSYGAYGGAYGNGAAANGAYGAAAPPATPLNQLYSTDLLKELPAPIADLQFPPPPIILPPTALTTVSEKSNSDYNYFRSTLNVVPSTSSLLKKCKLPFALVVRPYVTLHDSDDDVPVVPDCVIARCRRCRAYINPFIHFTENGRRWRCNFCGLLNDVPAAFDFNPVTSAQTNRMDRNELNHGVVEFVAPPEYMVRPPQPVVYVFVLDVCKFSIQNGLLATVTRTILESLDRIPNKTGRARVAFMAVDSGISYFAIPRDEETDAETHMMIVSDTEETLIPSPEGILVNLKECRQNVERLLSNIPEYFTQSVNTDSALGPALKAAHSLVSHIGGKIEVFTSTLPNIGIGKLTVRDENSVANKAKEASVLLSSNSSFYKSFAVECNKSQVTVDMFLTGSSYQDVATLSNLPRFTSGQTHFYPAWSANSVEDITKLSKEVSNHLSMDIGMEAVLRVRGSNGLRMHSFFGNFFNRSSDLCSFPTFPRDQSYVIEVSIEDYITKPLVYFQCAVLHTTCYGERRIRVMTLTLPTSKDLKDIYASADQLAITNFFAHKAIEKTLSSSLNDARDYLLKSVVDILTVYKKEIVPGNVGSSSPLQICTNLRMLPLLLQALSKNIAFRTGRVPSDHRAAALNKLGSMPLPYLIRSIYPTVYSLHTLTDDCGLPYDGEDDPYDIPPKKHGEIVLPEAINASCMNLARFGLYLINNSSELFLYMGGDAVPQLVEDVFGVQLVSEIKVGKTEVPELENEFNSRVRNIIAKVREGNDSIEYLNLYVVVGPGSNENGAMNRDVIPLRIWCMSEMVEDRATSNLSYKEYLGQLREKVAV from the coding sequence ATGTCTcatagaagaagagcttaTCCACAGCCAACTTACGATTACGCCAACCAGGTTCCCCCTGGTGGCCCTATTGGAGGTGCTCCTGGTGCTCCTGGTGCTCCTGGTGCTGGTGTTCCCGGTGGAGCTTATGCCCCTGCTATTACCGCCAATCCTGCTGCTTCCACCGTTCCTACTGTTCCTATGGTTCCTACGGTTCCTATGGTCCCTGGTGCGGTTTTCGGTACTGGCGTTGCTCCCGGTACTGCTTCTGCCCCACTGGACCAACTTTCCCAAGGCGTCAACCAGCTTCATTTGGGACCTAATGCCGGTACAGGATACCCAGCTTATAACGGTGTTCAAACTGCTCAACAGCAGCCCATGCAACAGCAAAATGCCGGATATAATCAGGGATATACTGCAGAACAGCCTCAAAGTGGCTCCTACGGTGCATATGGTGGTGCATATGGTAACGGTGCGGCCGCAAATGGTGCATATGGTGCAGCGGCACCTCCTGCAACCCCTCTCAATCAGCTCTACTCTACAgacttgttgaaggagCTTCCTGCGCCTATTGCAGACCTCCAATTCCCACCTCCACCGATCATTCTTCCACCAACTGCACTGACTACAGTCTCGGAAAAGTCCAACTCCGATTATAACTACTTTAGATCTACTTTGAACGTTGTTCCTTCCACAAGCAGCCTCCTGAAGAAGTGTAAACTCCCATTTGCGCTTGTTGTTCGTCCCTATGTTACATTACACGACTCTGATGACGATGTTCCCGTGGTTCCAGACTGTGTCATTGCTCGTTGCCGTCGTTGCAGAGCATACATCAATCCTTTTATCCATTTCACAGAGAATGGACGCCGCTGGAGATGCAATTTCTGTGGTCTTTTGAATGATGTGCCTGCAGCATTTGATTTCAATCCTGTTACTTCTGCTCAAACCAACCGAATGGACAGAAATGAGCTCAACCATGGTGTAGTTGAGTTTGTAGCTCCTCCTGAGTATATGGTGAGACCACCTCAACCTGTAGTGTATGTTTTCGTGCTCGATGTTTGTAAGTTCTCGATCCAGAACGGTCTGTTGGCCACGGTTACACGTACTATTCTTGAAAGTTTGGATAGGATCCCGAATAAGACAGGACGTGCAAGGGTGGCGTTTATGGCTGTCGATTCCGGCATCTCTTATTTTGCCATTCCACGCGATGAGGAGACGGATGCAGAAACCCATATGATGATTGTTTCGGATACTGAGGAGACTCTTATTCCATCTCCAGAAGGAATACTTGTGAATCTCAAGGAATGCCGTCAGAACGTTGAAAGATTGTTGAGTAACATTCCGGAGTACTTTACACAGAGTGTGAACACGGATTCTGCCCTAGGACCAGCATTAAAAGCTGCCCATAGCTTGGTTTCTCACATCGGTGGTAAGATTGAGGTGTTCACATCGACTTTACCAAATATTGGAATTGGCAAATTAACTGTAAGAGACGAAAATTCAGTGGCTAACAAAGCGAAAGAAGCTTCAGTTCTTCTCAGTTCAAACTCTTCGTTCTACAAGTCATTTGCTGTGGAATGTAACAAGTCCCAAGTTACGGTGGATATGTTTCTCACGGGTTCATCTTATCAGGATGTGGCCACGCTCTCGAACTTACCTCGGTTTACATCTGGACAGACACATTTCTACCCTGCCTGGTCAGCAAACAGTGTGGAGGACATTACAAAGCTTTCGAAAGAGGTGTCAAACCATCTCAGTATGGATATCGGAATGGAGGCAGTGCTCAGAGTGCGTGGGTCTAACGGCTTACGGATGCACTCGTTCTTTggaaacttcttcaatcgGTCATCGGACTTGTGCTCGTTTCCTACGTTCCCACGTGACCAATCGTACGTCATTGAGGTGTCTATAGAGGATTACATTACCAAACCTCTGGTTTACTTTCAGTGTGCAGTGCTTCACACCACATGTTATGGCGAGAGAAGAATTCGTGTGATGACCCTGACATTACCGACATCgaaggatttgaaggacATCTATGCTTCAGCAGATCAATTGGCCATTACCAACTTCTTTGCTCACAAAGCTATAGAGAAGACATTGTCTTCGTCGTTGAATGATGCCAGAGACTATCTTCTCAAGTCAGTGGTGGATATTCTTACGGTTtacaagaaggagattgttCCAGGAAATGTTGGCTCATCGTCACCTTTGCAGATTTGTACAAACTTAAGGATGTTGCCATTACTGCTACAGGCTCTTTCTAAAAATATTGCGTTTAGAACAGGAAGGGTTCCGTCAGATCACAGAGCTGCAGCACTTAACAAACTTGGTTCTATGCCGTTACCTTACCTTATTAGATCCATTTACCCAACTGTGTACAGTCTTCACACTCTGACTGACGACTGTGGACTTCCATATGATGGAGAGGACGATCCATATGATATTCCACCCAAGAAGCACGGCGAGATTGTACTTCCAGAGGCTATCAATGCTTCGTGTATGAATTTGGCAAGATTCGGACTTTATTTGATCAACAACTCATCGGAATTATTCCTTTATATGGGAGGAGATGCGGTTCCTCAATTGGTGGAAGATGTATTTGGTGTTCAGTTGGTTAGTGAGATCAAGGTTGGTAAGACCGAAGTTCCAGAACTTGAGAATGAGTTCAATAGTAGAGTGAGAAACATTATTGCCAAAGTTCGTGAGGGAAATGATAGCATCGAGTATTTGAACTTATATGTTGTTGTTGGACCAGGAAGTAATGAGAATGGAGCCATGAATAGAGATGTGATTCCACTACGTATTTGGTGTATGTCGGAGATGGTTGAGGACCGTGCTACTTCGAATTTGAGTTACAAGGAGTATTTGGGGCAGTTACGGGAGAAGGTTGCGGTGTGA
- the MPC1 gene encoding pyruvate transporter mpc1 translates to MSSAPVTTTLGRKLAQNVFNKQTLKYVFTTHFWGPVSNFGIPIAAIMDLQNKPADTISGPMTLALTLYSAVFMRYSLAITPKNYLLLGCHIINEAAQLGQGARYLNYHYLTGASAKPEGKKA, encoded by the coding sequence ATGTCATCAGCACCTGTAACAACTACTCTAGGCCGTAAGTTGGCCCAGAATGTGTTCAACAAGCAAACTCTTAAGTACGTGTTTACCACGCACTTCTGGGGTCCGGTGTCTAACTTCGGTATTCCTATAGCAGCAATAATGGATTTGCAAAATAAGCCTGCAGACACAATCAGTGGTCCAATGACTTTAGCATTAACATTGTATTCTGCTGTGTTCATGAGATACTCACTGGCCATTACCCCAAAGAATTACTTACTTTTAGGATGCCATATCATCAATGAAGCTGCTCAATTAGGACAAGGTGCAAGATACTTAAATTATCATTATTTGACCGGTGCAAGTGCCAAGCCAGAGGGAAAGAAGGCTTAA
- a CDS encoding uncharacterized protein (EggNog:ENOG41), with translation MTFDSKELDIESGAAVSKGDDGDDTTGRKVPVYSDDIHPYNEPKSLKIYHHTMRMFHGETRGVDRVPEEEKTHSSVMGPTTLWFAINMVIAAYALGALSYPVFNLDFGSSVLTVVFFNILGALPVAFFSIFGARFGLRQMVMSRFLIGNVGMRIFALFNCVACVGWAAVNTMSSAQLLHIVNNGALPPWAGCVIVIALTIFVSFFGYNLIHAYERWSWIPNTICFIAIIARFAMAHVFKAGIQNADGEWVTWGSGPTLAGNILSFGGAVFGYSAGWATYAADYTTYMRSKTSSWKIFLGVFAGVVVSLSFTEILGAACITGIKTSSTYAKLYDEYSVGGLIYAILVQDSLHGFGQFLCVLLALSTVCNNIPNMYSIALGVQSMWSQFAKVPRVVWTVIGNGLILAICIPGYYDFAEVVDNFMNLIGYYIAIYISVSLTEHFVFRRGFSAYHPEDYKDITKLNPGYAGAFSFFCGVAGAVLGMNQTWYQGVLASKIGADSGDIGFEVASGFSFVSYLISRSIELKYFGR, from the coding sequence ATGACTTTCGACTCCAAGGAGCTCGACATTGAAAGTGGAGCTGCTGTCTCTAAGGGCGATGATGGGGACGATACTACTGGTAGAAAGGTGCCCGTCTATAGTGACGATATCCATCCTTATAATGAGCCAAAATCTCTGAAAATCTATCATCATACTATGAGGATGTTTCATGGAGAGACTCGTGGTGTTGATCGTGTTcctgaagaggaaaaaacTCACTCTTCCGTTATGGGCCCCACCACATTGTGGTTTGCTATCAACATGGTTATCGCTGCATATGCTCTTGGTGCCCTTTCTTACCCTGTATTTAACTTAGACTTTGGCTCATCTGTTCTCACTGTGGTATTCTTTAATATCTTGGGTGCTCTACCTGtcgctttcttctctatattTGGTGCTCGTTTCGGTTTGAGACAGATGGTGATGTCCCGTTTCCTTATTGGTAACGTAGGCATGCGAATCTTTGCCCTATTTAACTGCGTCGCTTGTGTTGGCTGGGCCGCTGTCAATACGATGTCTTCTGCTCAGTTGTTACACATCGTCAACAATGGTGCTCTTCCTCCTTGGGCTGGTTGCGTCATTGTGATCGCTTTGACCATTTTtgtctccttctttggatatAATCTTATTCACGCTTATGAGAGATGGTCTTGGATCCCTAATACTATCTGTTTCATTGCAATCATTGCCCGCTTTGCTATGGCTCACGTCTTCAAAGCTGGTATACAAAATGCTGATGGTGAATGGGTTACTTGGGGTTCTGGCCCTACTCTTGCGGGAAATATCCTATCCTTCGGTGGTGCTGTCTTCGGTTATTCTGCTGGCTGGGCCACTTATGCTGCTGATTACACCACCTATATGCGCTCCAAAACGtcttcttggaagatttTTCTTGGCGTTTTCGCCGGTGTTGTTGTATCTTTAAGTTTCACCGAGATCTTGGGTGCCGCTTGTATTACTGGTATCAAAACGAGTTCCACCTATGCGAAACTCTACGATGAGTACTCTGTTGGCGGTTTGATTTACGCAATTCTAGTACAGGATTCTCTTCACGGATTTGGTCAGTTCCTCTGTGTTCTATTGGCACTTTCTACTGTTTGCAACAACATCCCAAACATGTACTCTATCGCTTTGGGAGTGCAATCCATGTGGTCGCAGTTTGCAAAAGTTCCAAGAGTCGTTTGGACTGTTATTGGTAACGGCCTTATTTTGGCTATTTGCATCCCTGGCTACTATGATTTTGCAGAGGTGGTGGATAACTTCATGAATTTGATTGGTTATTATATCGCCATCTATATATCTGTTTCCTTGACGGAGCATTTTGTGTTTAGAAGAGGTTTTTCTGCTTACCACCCTGAAGATTACAAGGATATCACGAAGCTAAATCCGGGCTATGCAGGtgccttttccttcttctgtgGTGTTGCTGGTGCCGTGCTAGGAATGAACCAGACCTGGTATCAGGGTGTTCTTGCTTCCAAGATCGGTGCTGATTCTGGAGATATTGGTTTTGAAGTGGCCAGTGGCTTTTCGTTTGTGAGCTATCTTATTTCCAGATCGATCGAGTTGAAGTATTTCGGACGTTAA